One window of the Candidatus Jettenia sp. genome contains the following:
- a CDS encoding PAS domain-containing protein has protein sequence MYWSDELYRIFGLSPDTFTPTYKVFLSFVHGDDRESVKKSLRESICKRKPYTDNLRIILPNGRIRIIHVQTEIISNQRGKVVKMNGTVQDITEFKRIEDELRVLNESLEQRVAERTMELMKVNEELRKEIAERRQAEEALRTNESKYRLLLENLPQKIFYKDKNSVYVSCNQNYAADLSIKSDEIRGKMDYDFYPRAIAEKYRADDKRIMKSGRTEEIEENYIKDGRECIVHTVKTPVKDEKGAVVGILGIFWDKK, from the coding sequence TTGTATTGGTCGGATGAGCTTTATCGTATCTTTGGTTTATCTCCGGATACGTTTACTCCGACCTACAAGGTGTTCCTGAGTTTTGTTCATGGAGACGATAGAGAGTCTGTGAAAAAATCTCTTCGTGAATCTATCTGTAAGAGAAAGCCTTATACTGATAATCTCCGTATTATTTTACCAAACGGCCGGATACGCATCATTCATGTACAGACTGAGATCATAAGTAATCAGAGAGGCAAGGTGGTTAAAATGAATGGAACGGTTCAAGATATTACTGAATTTAAGCGCATAGAAGATGAACTGAGAGTGCTGAATGAATCCTTGGAGCAACGGGTGGCAGAGCGAACTATGGAACTCATGAAGGTAAATGAAGAATTGCGGAAAGAGATTGCAGAGCGAAGACAGGCAGAGGAAGCATTGCGTACAAATGAAAGTAAGTATCGTTTGCTCTTAGAGAACCTGCCACAAAAGATATTTTACAAAGATAAAAATTCAGTATATGTGTCTTGTAATCAAAATTACGCTGCGGATCTATCGATAAAATCGGATGAGATTAGAGGAAAAATGGATTATGATTTCTATCCCAGGGCAATAGCTGAAAAATACCGGGCAGATGATAAAAGGATTATGAAGTCAGGGCGAACAGAGGAAATAGAAGAGAACTATATCAAGGATGGGCGGGAATGTATTGTGCATACGGTAAAAACTCCCGTAAAAGATGAAAAAGGTGCTGTTGTTGGTATCTTAGGTATATTCTGGGATAAAAAATAG